TTGGCCGGATGGTTATCGCCTGGCGAGCATGATCCACTTCCGCTACCCGGACTGCATCAAAGTGCCACTGAGCAGCGTCGTCAGTCGCTGCAGCCAAAATGGATTGGATCTGCTGGAGGATATGCTGGCCTACGATCCCGACAAGCGTCCGACGGCGCAGCAGAGTCTGAAGTATCCATACTTTCACGCCCTCAAGCGGATATCGCCCACGGCGGCCACCAAGGCGAATGTACGGCTGAGCTCCAAGTATGCGGCCTCCAATGGGCATCCGGTTCAGAGTGTCTCCAACAACGTGCTTCCGGTGCAGGAGAAGCTGCAGGCGGTCACAGAGTTGCTGCACCAGACCAACAACAACATGAATAGCCACTCCAATCTGGGCAAGAATAATAACCTGGCGCCAAAGAATGGCGGAGTGCCCAGAAAGTACCAACCGAAGTTGAGCTTCCTGACCACCAGTGAAATGGGTGCGGGTTCACATGCGGACTCTTCCAGTTTGGGCGGAGGAGCCACAGTGGACGGACTACCGGTGCCACAGCATCAGAACGGCGGAGAGTCCATCAACGACATCTACCTGAACCGCAATATCTCGCAGCTCTTCGGATTGCCAGCGGGTccgcagcaccaccagcagcaggtGCACCACCCAAACGTCTCCTTCAGCACCACCTCGTCCCGAAATGCCGGCGCCATCTACGTGAATGGCAGCCACCTCAGCTACGACACGGCCAACATGAATGCCAAGAACAATGCCAAGTTTGTGGTGGGCGCTTCCAATGGTGGCTACTACGTGCCCGTGGCCAGACCATCTGTCCTGGCTGCCGATGCCAAGGTCTACAACGTGTTCTCCAAGGTCAGTGCCAGCCAGGCTCCGCCAAGCCTCATCGTGCGTCAGCCGCAACTGCAGCCGGAGGTGGCTCCTCCGCCTATGAGACTCTCGGGAAGATCGCGAGCGGCGGCTGCCCAGGACCCAAAGATGGGTGCTCTCAAGTCTGACGATCTGGACCTGATACTGGGGTAAGTGTGGACAGCAGACTTGTTGGTATTAGCaacttattttttaaaaatttagaaCGTGATTTATTTCAATACGGAAGAATTTTTTATAAGATTCTGTCTTtaagttttaaaaatatgtttaaatgtttatactttgaggtttttaaatttttcgaTTGACCTGTTTATTTTACTAATTCAATGAGAAggaaatttttaaaacaattaatgGATTCATTAGTAGATGTTAAATATCTGTGAGTCGTAGACACTCCTGGCACCACAGAATGTTTTGTTCTGGCACTGCACCACAGTTGATCCTGCGCCACCTCACCGTGTGTCTCTCCGTATCTCCCCCGTGCAGTTCCAAGCTGAAAACCTCCGCCAAGCGACAGCGCAATGCCAAGGCCAACATCCTGCTGGAGGATCTCTTCGGACAGCTGTCCATGGACTCGGACAGCGATGGCAAGTATCCGCACACGGTGCCGCCCACGCAGCAGGCGAAGAGCGGGAAGACGTCGACCGGAGGGCACGGTGCCGGCGCCCGGGAGCGGGATCTCTTCGGGGAGAGCTTTCTGCCCAGGCCTGGATTGCGGAAGAAGGCCACCCAGAGCAGTCTGGAGGTGAACAACGGCAGCCACGCGGACTCGCTGTAAGTGGGGGGGCATGTCCTTGGACATCCTCGCTGGCCTGCATGCCCTGTAATCATTGACCCGTGCTTCACTGCATCCTCATGATCATGATCCCTGCATCccatctctctctctttctctctacATTGTACTCtgtctctctccctctctctcttgcTGTCTCTGTCATCGTTTTGCGTGTGTTTTCGTTTGCTTGTCATTGAACATTGAACACTTTGTGTGGGTGACCCAAGTGATaactcctcctcgtcctcccCCTCAATTGATGAAGAATGTCGCTTTTGGCCCATAAGGTAAAAACCAACATTCGCCATTGAGCTGTAAATACGTAATGTTAGAAGTAGAGACTCTCTAGTTCaccatatcatatcatatatcCATATCATTCACGTACATAGGGGAATTTGAGCTGCGATTTCCCCTCTTGTTCTCGAGCACTTTTAATTTGCCTGTCTTTTAAAGTAACTAATGTATATACAAGTAACAATATGGTTTTCATATCTGCAACAAACACACTTCTAACTAGCATAGTCTTAGGAAACTGGTTTCTTAAAGCAGTTCTAGTTTAAATTGATTCTAGTTTTCTTTGACCCTTAGCCAGATACATGCATAAGGAACAAAGAAAAAgtattaattatataaacTCAATTTTCAGAGCTCCAAACGCACAAAAGGAAAAGTCCGCTGTGGCGTCCAGTTTCCCCTGGGATGAGTCCAACAGGACGGAGGACGAGAAGCTAACGGCTTGGATGGTGGCCGAGAATGGTAACTTGATTTTGGGTAGTCACCAGCAAGCGTAGAAGTCGAGAGCACTCCCACATCCAGCCACAAAATGTAGTTACTTAGCGATCACCCAATTGGAGCTATCAACTTGGTAGTGCTAGTTTGAAAAGCACATCTAGAATGTGGAGGATTTGTAATTTCCAATATCACACTATATCCTTTTCCCAGGATCGCTGCTGGAGAACAAATTCTGAGAAGATCGACTTGCAAGATGCCGTTGTACCTGAAACAGAATGGAACTACTTTAAGTGCCTGTTGATCTGCGTAATCCCGAACTGAATCTAAATCCATATCACCATCATTGAATCGCCGTAAAGAGCTAGTCTAGTTTCGATATAATGTTAATGCTGTGATACAACTAAGCTAAACTATTGTGTAAAATTAGCCTACGATCTTGAGTCTCGAGTGTAAGTTGTACTTTAAGCTACTCTATACGATAATATAATCCGAGTGAGTTTTGAATCGATTGCAACAGTTGGTGGCAAGTGCAGGGATTTGGTTTCATTTCCCCCACGGGCGACGTATTTATGGTATATGGGTTGCATAAGGCATGGGATTCGAGTGGGGTATTCGATTTCAGCTACCATAAGTTGGCCACTGCGACAATGGGCCAAGATTCGTCTTATAAAAGAGGTCTGAACCAAGCACTTGCACATCAGTCGAGTGTACCTACTTCATCGCTCCAGTTACAACTCCAACTTGTTCGCCATGAATGTCCTGGTAAGTCGGGATACTGTCTATTATTGTATATACATCTGTGACTATCTTCGGTTCAGCATTCCAGCATTGTCATCTGCCTAATCCTAAGCGCCGTCGTCGCTGCTCAGGCTGGAATCATCGCCAGCCATCCGGATGAGCTGATTGGTAGTCCTGCCCAGTACGAGTTCCACTACTCCGTCCACGACAGCCACACCGGCGATGTTAAGGATCAGTTCGAGCACCGACGTGGCGAGTACGTAACTGGTCGCTACTCCCTCGTGGATCCCGATGGTCACCGTCGCATTGTGGACTACACCGCCGATCCTCTGCTGGGCTTCAATGCTCAGGTTCGTCGAGAACCGATTTCTCGCTACTGAAATGGGTTGCCACTGGATGTGATAAAGGACTTGCCTAAATGACCCGATTAagatttggctaccttaataATAGGAACCAATGGAAGGTTATAGACTTGTATTTTTAGAATAAATCTAAAGGCTgttcaattcaattttcaaGTGGGCTACGAATCTATTGGAAAGTTCATTCAAACCAAACGAAGAGTTGTAGAATTTTGAGAAATTTTTAAATCAATAATTGTTGGCTAAAACTTCTCATATCGATGAGAGAATTattgttttgagcagctattTACCAGTACTAACGATCTTTATCACTTTTTAAAGgatttaggaaaattaatttttgggtcaattttcgcattttttgtaaggggtaacatcatcaaaatttgcaaaaaatgtcaaaaaattAGAATTGTCCTTTTTAAATACAGTTGGATTaagaatttaattacgagTTCGACGATGTATAACATTACATATTCAGacgattatttttaaagttatgGCTAAAAAGCGGATTATATGATGACCGAAATTCGGAAAAACggtttttgccaaaaacttaatatttacaaacggaatTTTGATCATAACATCGATAAAATTTCTCATATAGATGAGAGAAttactgttttgagcagctattTACCAGtactaacgatccctatcactttttgaaggatttagggaaattaatttttaggtaaattttcgcattttttgtaaggggtaacatcatcaaaattttcaaaaaatgtcaaaaaattAGAATTGTTCTTTTTAACTACATTTGGATtaggaatttaattacgagtTCAACGAGGTATAACATTTCATATTCAGACGAATATTTCAAAAGTTATAGCAAAAAAATCGATTATTAGATGACTGAAATTCGGAAAAACggtttttgccaaaaacttaatatttacaaacggaatTTTGGTCATAACTTCGCTAAAACTTCTCATATAGatgaaagaataactgttttgagcagctattTACCAGtactaacgatccctatcttTTTTGAAGGATTtaggaaaattattttttgggtaaatttttgcattttttgtaaggggtaacatcatcaaaatttgcaaaaaatgtcaaaaaattAGAATTGTCCTTTTTAACTACAGTTGGATttggaatttaattacgagtTCAACGAGGTATAACATTTCATATTCAGACGAATATTTCAAAAGTTATAGCAAAAAAATCGATTATTTGATGACCGAAATTCGGAAAAACggtttttgccaaaaacttaatatttacaaacggaatTTTGATCATAACATCGATAAAATTTCTCATATAGATGAGAGAATTACTGTATTGAGCAGCTATTTACCAGTACTAACGATCTTTATCACTTTTTAAAGGATTtaggaaaattattttttgggtaaatttttgcattttttgtaaggggtaacatcatcaaaattttcaaaaaaaggcaaaaaattAGAATTGTCCTTTTTAACTACAGTTGGATtaggaatttaattacgagtTCAACGAGGTATAACATTTCATATTCAgacgaatatttttaaagttatgGTAAAAAACTGATTATGGTACTTGATGGCTGAAATTCGGAAAATCAATACATTTTTCTCCATATTCTGCCAAATTTAATATTATCCCACATTAAAAACCATTATATTAGTTCATTGAAAACAActtatttttgtgttttctaAACATGCATTTATTGCCTTCTATTTACACATAGTATTACATACACAGATGAGATAGAGACCCCCAGTCATCGGGTTATGGCGATTTCGATGACCTGGAGCCGAAAAATCTTAGTAGAGATATCAGAGAATAGGATCAGAAGATAGGAAGGAAGATCAGAGTAAGCTGGATATGATACGAGGTGTTTGGGTAGTAATAGTAATGGTTCAGATAcagatgcggatgcggatgggTCGTCGTCGATGCGATGAAGTCAGTGTTTGCTATCTCTCTCGATCAATCCTGCCCAGAACCTAATGGTAAAGGCCGAGGGGCAGTTTGGCGGGCGCGAGGAGCTTGGGTGCCGCATAGGCCAGTGGCAGTGGTGCGGGAGCCAGGAGCTTGGCAATCGGCGCAGCCTTGATCACCTTCTGGCCCAGGGGATCGCGACGCACCACCGCATTGAACCCGTTGTGGGCATCCGAAGTGTAGTCCACGGTGCGCAGATAGCCATCGGCGTCGACCAGCGTGTACTGACCCTGGACCTGGTCACCCTTCCGCGACTCCGTCTGGCTCTTGATGTCGCCGGTGTGCTCGTCGTGCACCGAGTAGGCGAAGTCGTAGTGGGCAGGTGCCTCCACCTCCACGGTCTTCAGCAGTGGCTTCACAATGGCCGCGGGTGAGTGGTAGATGGGAAGCTCGATGGCGGCGGCGGCTCCAACGCCCAGGATGAAAAGCGATACGAGCTGGAAATATTTATAGGTGGGGTGGTTCAGTATGGTtcatccatatccatatccttTTCACTTACAGCGAACATTTTGGCTTGGACTTGGATTTGGTGGATTTGCTGACTtggtggctgctgctgcggctccTGCACTGAACTATGTCTCCAAGTGTCGCGATCGCAACTTTTATAGTCAAAGCATTGCTCTCTGGCCACACCACCACCTCCATCCCCATCCCGATCTCTTGATGGGTGCCACGCTCCAAGCACACGCACCACACACTCTCGATAACCCACACCGAGCACCACACACtccccaaaaccaaaaaccgatCTGCGAACACCTCAGCCAGCGAACCGGAATCCAGCTAATGCAAAATTGTTATTACCATATATTTCTATATCATTTTTTTGGCCATGTTTCTCGCTGCGGCAATAAAACATTTACCCTGCTCCACTTTGGGCAACAATGTAGCCACGCTAAGCTCTTGTCTCTGGATTGTCAATGGGTTCCTATGGATATTTCAATACCCAAAGCCAAGTGAAAGTCAAGGAAGGTAATTAAACTGAGTAAAAAAAgggcttattattattaatgcATTGTCATTAGTTAGCAATATTTTTACTTATTAACAGACAAAATTGAGTTTCAAAACTAATAGCTTTTAATTGGTATAAATAATACGAGAACTTAAAAGATACTTATTGAATTAATACTtttaaagtttattaatttgtaaaCATAAGTAATAAAACATGTaaaaacatttacatttttagCACCTCTCTAACttattatatatattggtTTTACCCCTTTTAATCCTCTCACCAGCTAATCTCCGGCTTCTTCTATCAATGGCACCTCAAATTAGACACCTTAAACCACCAGACAAGTTGGCTGACTTATTGAATGGTCACAGGAGGAGGGGTGTATATGGACATATGGGTTTATCGCCGTCACATCAAACAAATTGCACGTTGACATTCGCAGATCGACAGAAATGCGGCTAAGAGCTTTGCCGATTTTccacttaattaattaatcaaattgcAACATCCGCCCAAGATCGCCGCTATGTCTGAATCTCGATCTGGATGTGGGTCTGGGCTGGTCAGGTGGCGGCGCCGTTGCCTTCGCCTTTCACGCGACAAAGGCTCGCTGGCAAACACGTTGCCAAATTCGATATGGAGTAATAAGCTGGTCAAGTCGGGGTGGGGGTCAGTTGGAGTTTCGATGGAGCGGAGTACCTTGGTGCGTATGCATATCAGGCATATCTTGCGCCACATTCGCTTAGAACCACATTACGACTCTGAGTGGAGTCGCGTACCAATTTGGCATCCAAGCCTTCTGCGCACGCACTTGGACAGATCGGTTCCACCACCGCGCCGCCTCTCCACCTGATCCCAGGCTCCAGTTCCATGCTCCGCGCGGGCGTGCCGGCTGTAGCTCGCTGTCCAGCGTCGCCCAACCCAATCAGCAAACAAGACATATAAATTGAAGTAGTCTCTATAAATAATAAGTTGTGTCTACTTAGCGACATGTACACTAGCGTAGATCGTGTCCGATACCAGGACGGGATCGGGGGATTAGGGTATGGAGGAGCTGAAAAGCGCACGTATGTTTTGGCCAAACTGTCAAATTCACTAAGCAAATGCTGCTTAATTCGCTCACTAATGCACTTGTGGTTCTTGCATTTCAAATCTGAAACACTTAAGCTTGTACAggttatataaaaataatattaaacgTTTGGCATTTCTAAAGTTTTTATTATCGATTTCAGCTGATTTCTATGTTTTCTTGAAATATCAAAAAATTGCAAATGGATTACATATGTATTTCACTGACatctttttggttttttttttttttcgttcagCTGTGACAACAATACGACGCACTACACATAATCATTTGTCTCACATATGAATTCTTTATGTAGAAAAGGTTAAGTAAATCGCTAGCGTATTGTACTATATAGAGCCGTATGTGTTCAGTAATTGGCAATTTTGAAAACGTTGAATCTATTGGCTGCGCTTTGCCTGCGCCCAGCACCACAGCTCGTccttaaaataataaaaataatatagaacACAATTACAACAATATAAACGAGTGCATGGTCTGTGGCGCAGGCAAATAGCCACTgaggtaaaaaaaaaagcaaaagctgTTAACAAGAAAAGGTGCTGCGGTCACCAGACTGATGCCTACGCTCCTCATAATGCGCCCGGTTTCAGGGAGAACGATAGCTTGGGCCTGGAATTGTTTTTGCCTAATATGACCTTCTGCTCCTCCTTGACGCGCTTCTCCTGCTCCTTGCGCATCCGTTGCCGCTCCTCGTCCATGAGGCGCTGCTCCTCGATTATTGCTAACCGTTCTTCGGCCTAcggaaataaaatataagttACGATCATACCAATAAAGTTTGTTAGTTATGAATTTCTTACCAGTTTTCTTTGCGCCTCTTCGATTTTGCGATTGTTTTCGGCCAAAATTTCTTCGAGCTCTTcgcgtttttgtttttcatccTCCTATAAAACCCAAACAAGAAGACGATTAATAACAAAAATCGATCCTTTAGCGAGAAGCTTAATgctaatatagaaataaaCAGTCTCTTGACATCAGCGATGCAAACTGTGCGACGAATTCGACGCACGTTTGTGGTTGCAGTTTTTTgcttgatgagctgcaaaggcAGTTAAAATCTAGTTTTATGTTTAACAATAAGTTACAAAGAATATTTTCGGTAGAAAGTAAAACATTTAGTAGTGTCTAATAAGAATGTTTAAAGTAGGTTGTTCTTTTAGTTTATTACAATAAAGGAGCACACAACATAAACAAATGTACTAGTATTTGCTAAATGGTTGGTcttcatttggttttttttttattgttgctaCTTACTATTTAAATAGGTCATTATTCCAGTAAATAGGCTAAATTTGTGTTAATTTAtagatttcttttttttttttttgcagattTTCAATTTGGGATTATTTTTGTGGAGTTTTTCGCTATTCCAGACGTACATATGTAATTTGctcgcaaaaacaaaaagcttaAACACAAATCAGTGGCAATCCAATGCGTATCCGGTTTCAAAAATTCTTACAGACAGAGTTCTAT
This genomic stretch from Drosophila mauritiana strain mau12 chromosome 2L, ASM438214v1, whole genome shotgun sequence harbors:
- the LOC117148654 gene encoding cyclin-dependent kinase F-4; this encodes MNRYITLTQLGDGTYGTVVLGQRKDTGEKVAIKRMKRKYYSWEEAMNLREVKSLKKLSHPNIVKLKEVIRENDTLYFVFEYMKENLYQMIKDRDTHLPEPELKSILFQVLTGLAFMHRHGFFHRDLKPENLLCSGPDLIKIADFGLAREIRSRPPFTDYVSTRWYRAPEVLLHSTNYGSTIDLWAMGCIMAELYTFRPLFPGSSEVDQLFKICSVLGTPEKDDWPDGYRLASMIHFRYPDCIKVPLSSVVSRCSQNGLDLLEDMLAYDPDKRPTAQQSLKYPYFHALKRISPTAATKANVRLSSKYAASNGHPVQSVSNNVLPVQEKLQAVTELLHQTNNNMNSHSNLGKNNNLAPKNGGVPRKYQPKLSFLTTSEMGAGSHADSSSLGGGATVDGLPVPQHQNGGESINDIYLNRNISQLFGLPAGPQHHQQQVHHPNVSFSTTSSRNAGAIYVNGSHLSYDTANMNAKNNAKFVVGASNGGYYVPVARPSVLAADAKVYNVFSKVSASQAPPSLIVRQPQLQPEVAPPPMRLSGRSRAAAAQDPKMGALKSDDLDLILGSKLKTSAKRQRNAKANILLEDLFGQLSMDSDSDGKYPHTVPPTQQAKSGKTSTGGHGAGARERDLFGESFLPRPGLRKKATQSSLEVNNGSHADSLAPNAQKEKSAVASSFPWDESNRTEDEKLTAWMVAENGSLLENKF
- the LOC117150448 gene encoding pupal cuticle protein Edg-84A, with translation MNVLHSSIVICLILSAVVAAQAGIIASHPDELIGSPAQYEFHYSVHDSHTGDVKDQFEHRRGEYVTGRYSLVDPDGHRRIVDYTADPLLGFNAQVRREPISRY
- the LOC117147902 gene encoding larval cuticle protein A2B, which codes for MFALVSLFILGVGAAAAIELPIYHSPAAIVKPLLKTVEVEAPAHYDFAYSVHDEHTGDIKSQTESRKGDQVQGQYTLVDADGYLRTVDYTSDAHNGFNAVVRRDPLGQKVIKAAPIAKLLAPAPLPLAYAAPKLLAPAKLPLGLYH